A genomic window from Hirundo rustica isolate bHirRus1 chromosome 14, bHirRus1.pri.v3, whole genome shotgun sequence includes:
- the RUFY1 gene encoding RUN and FYVE domain-containing protein 1 isoform X3 — protein MEERANLMNMMKLSIKILIQSALSLGRTLDSDFPPLQQFFVVLEHCLKHGLKVKKTFIGQNKSFFGPLELVEKLCPEASDIATSVKNLPELKTAVGRGRAWLYLALMQKKLADYLKVLLDHKHLLSEFYEPDALMMEEEGAVIVGLLVGLNVIDANFCLKGEDLDSQVGVIDFSLYLKETQDSDGKQDGGITAVLDQKHYVEELNRHLSCTVADLQNKIDCLEKTNSKLQEELAAATDRIGSLQEEQQQLKQQNELIRERSEKSVEVTKEDTKVELDTYKQSRQGLDEMYSDVWKQLKEEKKIRLELEKELELQIGMKTEMEIAMKLLEKDTHEKQDTLVALRQQLEEVKAINLQMFHKSQNAECSLQQKTEAISSFEGKTNEMMSSMKQMEERLQQAEKARQAAEERCNKMKQELAGKLNSCRQQMAQLDGKCSTLEKELKSEKEQRQTLQKELHQEKDATALLKTELQQMEGLKKELRKLQDEKQQLKKVHEEQEQALQEMGLHLSQSKLKMEDIKEVNKALKGHTWLKDDEATHCKQCRKEFSISRRKHHCRNCGDIFCSTCSSNELALPSYPKPVRVCDNCHTLLLQQCSSNSS, from the exons ATGGAGGAGCGTGCCAACCTCATGAACATGATGAAGCTCAGCATCAAAATCCTCATCCAGTCAGCCCTGAGCCTGGGCCGGACCCTGGACTCCGACTTCCCTCCACTGCAGCAGTTCTTCGTGGTGCTGGAGCACTGCCTCAAGCATGGGCTCAAAG TGAAGAAGACTTTTATTGGACAGAACAAATCGTTTTTTGGTCCTTTGGAGCTAGTGGAAAAACTTTGTCCCGAAGCATCAGATATAGCAACTAGTGTTAAAAATCTGCCAGAGTTGAA gactgctgtgggcagagggaGGGCTTGGCTTTATCTGGCACTCATGCAAAAGAAACTGGCAGATTATCTCAAAGTACTCCTGGACCACAAGCATCTGTTAAG TGAATTTTATGAACCTGATGCATTGAtgatggaggaggaaggagcagttATTGTGGGTCTGCTGGTTGGGCTGAATGTTATTGATGCAAACTTCTGCTTGAAAGGAGAAGACTTGGATTCCCAG gttGGAGTGATTGATTTTTCCTTGTACCTTAAGGAAACACAGGATAGTGATGGCAAACA AGATGGAGGGATTACAGCTGTCCTTGACCAGAAGCATTATGTCGAAGAACTGAACCGACATCTAAG TTGCACGGTTGCAGATCTCCAGAACAAAATAGACTGTTTAGAAAAGACCAATTCAAAACTCCAGGAAGAG CTTGCAGCAGCTACCGACCGAATTGGATCCCttcaggaagagcagcagcagctaaaaCAACAGAATGAATTAATTCGTGAACGGAGTGAAAAAAGTGTAGAG GTAACAAAAGAGGATACAAAAGTAGAATTGGATACTTACAAGCAGTCACGCCAGGGTCTTGATGAAATGTACAGTGATGTTTGGAAGCagttgaaagaagaaaaaaaaatcaggctg GAACTAGAGAAAGAATTGGAGCTACAAATtggaatgaaaacagaaatggaaattgcCATGAAACTTCTGGAAAAAGATACTCATGAAAAACAAGACACTTTAGTTGCCCTTCGCCAGCAGTTAGAAGAAGTGAAGGCCATTAACTTGCAGATGTTTCACAAATCCCAG AATGCAGAGTGTTCATtgcaacagaaaacagaagcaatatcttcttttgaaggaaaaacaaatgagaTGATGTCCTCTATGAAACAAATGGAAGAGAG gctgcagcaggcagagaagGCCAGGCAGGCGGCAGAGGAGCGGTGCAATAAGATGAAGCAGGAACTGGCTGGGAAGCTCAACTCGTGTCGGCAGCAGATGGCCCAGCTGGACGGCAAATG ctcaACTCTGGAAAAGGAGTTAAAATCCGAGAAGGAACAGAGACAAACTTTGCAAAAAGAACTGCACCAAGAGAAGGATGCAACCGCTCTGCTTAAAACAGAATTGCAACAGATGGAAGGACTGAAAAAG GAACTGAGAAAGCTGCAAGacgagaagcagcagctgaagaaggtccatgaggagcaggagcaagCTCTTCAAGAAATGGGACTTCATCTCAGCCA atcgAAGCTGAAGATGGAAGACATTAAAGAAGTAAACAAAGCACTAAAG GGTCATACGTGGCTGAAGGATGATGAAGCAACCCACTGCAAGCAATGTAGAAAGGAATTCTCCATCTCAAGAAGGAAG CACCACTGCAGGAACTGCGGGGACATCTTCTGCAGCACTTGTTCCAGTAATGAACTCGCGCTGCCATCGTACCCAAAACCCGTCCGTGTCTGTGATAATTGTCACACATTACTGCTTCAGCAGTGCTCCTCTAACTCTTCCTAA